The Paenibacillus sp. 481 DNA window CGAAAAGTCGCTTCCTTCGATGCGCTCGTAAATAGATTCATGTGCGCTATGCTTACGACGGGAGAGTTTCCGAATTGAGTAAGGCTAACTGTGCGGCATCCTTTTGAATTGGCCAACTTTAATACATCCACAACCTCAGACGTTTCACCTGAATACGAAATGCCGAAAATGACGTCTTCTGCCGTCATATTGGCAATTTGCATCGCAACCATATGCACGTCCGTAAAAGCGGAAGCGGGCTTATTAATACGCAAAAATTTTTGCTGTGCGTCCAATGCAATAATGGAAGAAGCGCCTACCCCAAAAAATAAAATTTGGCGCGCTTTGATTAAAGCGTCTACCACTTGCGAGACGGCATCCATATTAACGATCTCTGACGTTTCGCGCAGCGCTTGAATGCCATTGTTCGTTGTCGTGGCGAGCACAGAAGCGATCGACTCATGTGGTTTAATGTCGCGGTAGCCTTCTACCTCACTTTTGTGCAAATCACCAACAATGCGCAGCTTCAATTCTTGAAAGCCCTTTAACTTTAAAGATTTGCAGAGCCGAATCACGGCCGCGCTGCTTGCATGGCACTTTTCTCCTAATTCAGAAGCTGTATAGGTTACTGCTTCTTCCGGAAACTCGAGAATATAGCGCGCAATCTTCTGTTCAGATTGCGGCAAGCTAGTTAGAATGTCTGACAGCATAATGAGCCCACCCTTAGTCGTTGAACCGTTCATCTATCCTCCTCCTTTTAGCAGTATGTGTATATTAGCTTTCTTACCTCTTTCGCGAATCACAATTGTCGTCTCGATCATGTTAACACGGAGTACAGCCTATCTCAATACGTGAACAAATGTACAATTTCAAAAAAATCCGCCTAACAAACGTCTATAATGGCACGTCGCACAAAACCATTGGAAGCAGCAAGCTTGCGACGCGCTTCTTCAGCCGTTGTATGAATGAGCAGCATCACGATTGCTGTCTTTACTTCATAATCCGCCTGCTCCAGCATCGTTTCAGCCATCTCTTGCCCTACGCCCGTTACGGTCATCACAATGCTTTTCGCTCGTTCCATAAGTTTGAAGTTGCTCGCCTTTAAATCTACCATTAAATTCTCATACACTTTACCCAATTTAATCATTACGGTCGTTGAAATGGTATTCAAAATTAATTTATGTGCCGTCGCTGCTTTCATCCGCGTAGAACCTGTAACGGCTTCAGGACCGACGAGCACTTCAATCGCAACAGTCGCTTGCTTGCTAATCGCCGCCTGCTTGTTAGACGATAGTGCGATTGTGGCCGCGCCTACTTGATTGGCATACGTCAAGGCACCGATTACATACGGGGTGCGTCCGCTTGCAGCAATACCAATGACCACATCGGCTGCGCTCAGGTTACGACTGCGCAAATCGGCTGCGCCTTGCTCTACATCGTCTTCTGCGCCTTCAACAGCGGCAAAGAGAGCGCTGTTTCCACCTGCGATTAGCGCTTGAATCATTTCCGGCGCAGTGCTGTAAGTTGGGGGGCATTCCGATGCGTCAACAAAGCCAATACGCCCGCTTGTCCCTGCGCCCACATAAAATAACCGCCCTCCCTGACCCAAAGCAGCATACACGTGCTCTACAGCTGCCTCAACCTGTGGCAGCACCTGCGCTACCGCTTCCATCACGAAGCGATCTTCCTCATGAATCGCACGTACAATCGCGCCTGTATCCCACGTATCAATTTGCATCGTGCGCGGATTTCGCTGTTCGGTTAGCAGCTCTGAAATGATGCGCCCCGTATTTTTTGTTTCCATAACCTCACATCCCATCCGTTGTTAGTCGTTTGGCGGCCAAGCTGTCCTCACTTAATTGCTGACTTAACCGCACTTTCATCTGCTCATCTAATCGCTCACTTATCTGTTCACTCTGTTGCTCACCTAATTGCTCATTTAACTGTTCACTTA harbors:
- a CDS encoding MurR/RpiR family transcriptional regulator, translated to MNGSTTKGGLIMLSDILTSLPQSEQKIARYILEFPEEAVTYTASELGEKCHASSAAVIRLCKSLKLKGFQELKLRIVGDLHKSEVEGYRDIKPHESIASVLATTTNNGIQALRETSEIVNMDAVSQVVDALIKARQILFFGVGASSIIALDAQQKFLRINKPASAFTDVHMVAMQIANMTAEDVIFGISYSGETSEVVDVLKLANSKGCRTVSLTQFGNSPVVSIAHMNLFTSASKEATFRSAATSSRLAQLHMIDVLFMCVASEQYEETIQYLDGTREAIRFMKTQRR
- the murQ gene encoding N-acetylmuramic acid 6-phosphate etherase — encoded protein: METKNTGRIISELLTEQRNPRTMQIDTWDTGAIVRAIHEEDRFVMEAVAQVLPQVEAAVEHVYAALGQGGRLFYVGAGTSGRIGFVDASECPPTYSTAPEMIQALIAGGNSALFAAVEGAEDDVEQGAADLRSRNLSAADVVIGIAASGRTPYVIGALTYANQVGAATIALSSNKQAAISKQATVAIEVLVGPEAVTGSTRMKAATAHKLILNTISTTVMIKLGKVYENLMVDLKASNFKLMERAKSIVMTVTGVGQEMAETMLEQADYEVKTAIVMLLIHTTAEEARRKLAASNGFVRRAIIDVC